One genomic window of Solanum stenotomum isolate F172 chromosome 9, ASM1918654v1, whole genome shotgun sequence includes the following:
- the LOC125876070 gene encoding uncharacterized mitochondrial protein AtMg00810-like, with the protein MHQRKYALELIDEVGMSAAKPVGTPINVNVKLTSKHYDEHEKIHGALEDPLVDQTIYQRLIGKLLYLNMTRPDLSFSTQNLSQFLQQPKKSHMDAALRIVRYLKKQSGPGLLFSRSSDEIVTAFCDANWASCPLTRRSVIGYVVKIGNSLVSWKPKKQTIVSKSSAEAEYRCLASTVSELI; encoded by the coding sequence ATGCATCAAAGAAAGTATGCTTTGGAACTTATAGATGAGGTTGGGATGTCAGCAGCTAAGCCTGTAGGTACCCCTATTAATGTTAATGTTAAACTAACCTCAAAACATTATGATGAACATGAGAAAATACATGGGGCTCTAGAAGATCCTTTAGTAGATCAGACAATATATCAAAGGTTAATTGGAAAACTGTTGTATCTGAACATGACAAGACCAGACTTGTCTTTCAGCACACAGAACCTGAGCCAGTTCTTACAACAACCAAAGAAATCCCACATGGATGCAGCCTTAAGAATAGTGAGATATCTGAAAAAACAGTCTGGACCGGGGTTATTGTTTTCTAGATCTTCTGATGAAATAGTCACTGCATTTTGTGATGCAAATTGGGCATCTTGTCCACTTACCAGAAGATCAGTAATAGGTTATGTGGTTAAAATAGGTAACTCCTTGGTGTCATGGAAGCCAAAGAAGCAAACTATAGTGTCCAAGAGCTCAGCTGAAGCTGAATACAGATGCCTTGCATCCACTGTTTCAGAGTTAATTTGA
- the LOC125875474 gene encoding protein SPA1-RELATED 4-like isoform X1 gives MEGSSESGWEGSDNYRGLNSSALMDRNPRFQTSSIRSSNDVLHDSGFVPGRKGRERIEFPPINCLKAQGGVAEDRLTVDRGGRGTDYSGVSLRQWLDNPERAVDALECLHIFTQIVEIVNLAHSQGIVVHNARPSCFVMSSFKRIAFIESVSCSDSGSDSSDDGLNSQTVELKDSSSVLPHESGSQSSQLEKISVKASTGLSENCCLQSSSGDMVQTLEASMNRQEEEKQHTFPMKQMLLMETNWYTSPEEIAGAPSSCASDVYRLGVLLFELFCTFSSPEEKSTTMHSLRHRVLPPQLLLKWPKEASFCLWLLHPEPSNRPKMGDLLESDFLNAPRDEFEEREAAIQLREEIEEQELLLEFLLLIQQRKQEALHNLREIVSFLSSDIEEVSKMQKTFRDKGDSNQEPVKDSGSGKINIAEDDEAGCFGSRKRFRPGLSIHTAEEYNGNPDESEKHVENKGSVLAKNSRLMKNFRKLEAAYFMTRRRVIKPTGKPLNRHSQASTDCRTSVLAPERSSLSNLSSKEGCNEDRQNGSINSFLEGLCKYLSYSKLEVKADLKQGDLLNSSNLVCALGFDRDGEFFATAGVNKKIKVFEYNSIVDEDRDIHYPVVEMASRSKLSSICWNGYIKSQIASSNFEGVVQVWDVTRSQVFMEMREHERRVWSVDFSVADPTMLASGSDDGSVKLWNINQGVSVGTIKTKANVCCVQFPFDSGRSLAFGSADHKIYYYDLRNSKMPLCTLIGHNKTVSYVKFIDSTTLVSASTDNTLKLWDLSICTSRIVDTPLQSFTGHMNVKNFVGLSVSEGYIATGSETNEVFVYHKAFPMPALSFKFNSTDPLSGDEVDDQAQFISSVCWRGQSSTLVAANSMGNIKLLEMA, from the exons ATGGAGGGTTCATCTGAATCTGGCTGGGAGGGATCAGATAATTATAGGGGTTTAAATTCTTCAGCTCTTATGGACAGGAATCCTAGATTTCAAACAAGCAGCATTAGGTCCTCCAATGATGTGTTGCATGATTCTGGGTTTGTTCCAGGTAGAAAGGGGAGGGAGAGAATTGAGTTCCCTCCCATAAATTGTCTTAAAGCCCAAGGTGGGGTTGCAGAGGATAGGCTCACTGTAGACCGAGGTGGTCGTGGAACAGACTATAGTGGTGTTAGTTTGAGGCAGTGGCTGGACAACCCAGAGAGGGCTGTTGATGCTCTTGAATGTTTGCACATATTCACCCAAATTGTGGAGATTGTAAACCTGGCACATTCACAGGGAATAGTTGTTCATAATGCACGACCATCATGTTTTGTCATGTCCTCTTTCAAACGTATTGCGTTCATTGAATCCGTATCCTGCTCGGATTCAGGTTCAGATTCATCAGATGATGGTTTAAACAGCCAAACTGTCGAGTTAAAGGATTCATCCTCAGTTTTGCCTCATGAGTCGGGGAGTCAAAGTTCTCAGCTTGAGAAGATTTCTGTTAAAGCTTCTACTGGATTATCTGAAAACTGTTGCTTGCAGTCAAGCTCAGGCGATATGGTTCAGACTTTAGAAGCTAGTATGAAcagacaagaagaagaaaagcagCACACCTTCCCAATGAAACAGATGTTGCTCATGGAAACCAATTGGTACACGAGTCCAGAAGAAATTGCTGGTGCCCCAAGCTCTTGTGCTTCAGACGTTTACAGACTTGGAGTCCTTCTCTTTGAG CTATTCTGCACCTTTAGCTCACCAGAAGAGAAAAGCACAACTATGCATAGTCTGAGACACCGTGTCCTCCCTCCTCAGTTGCTGTTGAAATGGCCTAAAGAAGCTTCATTTTGCTTATGGTTACTGCACCCCGAGCCGAGCAATAGGCCAAAAATGGG TGACTTGCTAGAAAGCGACTTCCTTAATGCTCCAAGAGATGAGTTTGAAGAACGTGAAGCAGCAATACAGCTTAGAGAAGAAATAGAGGAGCAAGAGTTATTGCTGGAATTCCTTTTGCTAATTCAACAGCGAAAGCAGGAGGCTTTGCACAACTTGCGTGAGATTGTATCTTTTTTATCATCTGACATAGAAGAGGTCTCAAAGATGCAGAAAACCTTCAGAGACAAAGGGGATTCAAATCAGGAGCCAGTAAAGGATTCAGGTTCGGGGAAGATAAATATTGCTGAAGATGATGAAGCTGGATGCTTTGGATCTAGAAAGAGATTTAGGCCAGGCCTTTCGATACACACAGCTGAGGAATACAATGGCAATCCAGATGAGTCTGAGAAACATGTCGAAAACAAAGGGAGCGTTCTAGCAAAAAATTCCCGGTTGATGAAGAACTTCAGGAAATTAGAGGCAGCTTATTTCATGACAAGACGTAGGGTTATCAAACCGACTGGCAAACCACTGAATAGACATTCTCAGGCAAGTACGGATTGTAGAACTTCAGTTCTGGCACCCGAAAGAAGTTCATTGAGTAATTTGTCATCCAAAGAGGGGTGCAATGAGGATAGACAGAATGGATCGATCAATTCATTCCTGGAGGGACTGTGCAAGTATCTATCTTATAGCAAGCTGGAAGTGAAGGCCGACTTGAAGCAAGGGGATCTTCTAAATTCTTCCAATCTTGTATGTGCTCTAGGCTTTGATCGTGATGGTGAATTTTTTGCAACTGCTGGTGTAAATAAGAAGATCAAAGTTTTTGAATATAATTCAATTGTTGATGAGGACCGCGATATCCACTATCCAGTTGTTGAAATGGCTAGTAGATCTAAGCTAAGCAGCATATGTTGGAATGGCTATATTAAAAGCCAGATCGCTTCAAGTAACTTTGAAGGTGTGGTGCAG GTATGGGACGTCACAAGAAGTCAGGTTTTCATGGAAATGAGAGAACATGAAAGGCGTGTCTGGTCTGTTGACTTTTCTGTAGCAGATCCAACCATGTTGGCTAGCGGGAGTGATGATGGTTCTGTCAAACTCTGGAATATCAATCAG GGAGTAAGTGTTGGAACCATCAAAACAAAAGCCAATGTCTGCTGCGTTCAGTTCCCCTTTGATTCTGGTCGCTCCCTTGCTTTTGGTTCAGCAGATCACAAGATATATTACTATGATCTACGAAACTCAAAAATGCCTCTATGCACATTAATCGGGCACAACAAGACTGTGAGCTATGTCAAGTTCATAGATTCCACAACACTTGTGTCTGCATCTACAGATAACACGTTAAAGCTATGGGATTTGTCAATTTGCACATCCCGGATTGTTGATACACCTCTTCAGTCATTTACTGGACACATGAATGTAAAG AACTTTGTTGGCTTATCTGTATCTGAAGGTTACATTGCTACTGGCTCAGAGACAAATGAG
- the LOC125875474 gene encoding protein SPA1-RELATED 3-like isoform X2 codes for MEGSSESGWEGSDNYRGLNSSALMDRNPRFQTSSIRSSNDVLHDSGFVPGRKGRERIEFPPINCLKAQGGVAEDRLTVDRGGRGTDYSGVSLRQWLDNPERAVDALECLHIFTQIVEIVNLAHSQGIVVHNARPSCFVMSSFKRIAFIESVSCSDSGSDSSDDGLNSQTVELKDSSSVLPHESGSQSSQLEKISVKASTGLSENCCLQSSSGDMVQTLEASMNRQEEEKQHTFPMKQMLLMETNWYTSPEEIAGAPSSCASDVYRLGVLLFELFCTFSSPEEKSTTMHSLRHRVLPPQLLLKWPKEASFCLWLLHPEPSNRPKMGDLLESDFLNAPRDEFEEREAAIQLREEIEEQELLLEFLLLIQQRKQEALHNLREIVSFLSSDIEEVSKMQKTFRDKGDSNQEPVKDSGSGKINIAEDDEAGCFGSRKRFRPGLSIHTAEEYNGNPDESEKHVENKGSVLAKNSRLMKNFRKLEAAYFMTRRRVIKPTGKPLNRHSQASTDCRTSVLAPERSSLSNLSSKEGCNEDRQNGSINSFLEGLCKYLSYSKLEVKADLKQGDLLNSSNLVCALGFDRDGEFFATAGVNKKIKVFEYNSIVDEDRDIHYPVVEMASRSKLSSICWNGYIKSQIASSNFEGVVQVWDVTRSQVFMEMREHERRVWSVDFSVADPTMLASGSDDGSVKLWNINQAIIFLHLVDVSFETKRSKCWNHQNKSQCLLRSVPL; via the exons ATGGAGGGTTCATCTGAATCTGGCTGGGAGGGATCAGATAATTATAGGGGTTTAAATTCTTCAGCTCTTATGGACAGGAATCCTAGATTTCAAACAAGCAGCATTAGGTCCTCCAATGATGTGTTGCATGATTCTGGGTTTGTTCCAGGTAGAAAGGGGAGGGAGAGAATTGAGTTCCCTCCCATAAATTGTCTTAAAGCCCAAGGTGGGGTTGCAGAGGATAGGCTCACTGTAGACCGAGGTGGTCGTGGAACAGACTATAGTGGTGTTAGTTTGAGGCAGTGGCTGGACAACCCAGAGAGGGCTGTTGATGCTCTTGAATGTTTGCACATATTCACCCAAATTGTGGAGATTGTAAACCTGGCACATTCACAGGGAATAGTTGTTCATAATGCACGACCATCATGTTTTGTCATGTCCTCTTTCAAACGTATTGCGTTCATTGAATCCGTATCCTGCTCGGATTCAGGTTCAGATTCATCAGATGATGGTTTAAACAGCCAAACTGTCGAGTTAAAGGATTCATCCTCAGTTTTGCCTCATGAGTCGGGGAGTCAAAGTTCTCAGCTTGAGAAGATTTCTGTTAAAGCTTCTACTGGATTATCTGAAAACTGTTGCTTGCAGTCAAGCTCAGGCGATATGGTTCAGACTTTAGAAGCTAGTATGAAcagacaagaagaagaaaagcagCACACCTTCCCAATGAAACAGATGTTGCTCATGGAAACCAATTGGTACACGAGTCCAGAAGAAATTGCTGGTGCCCCAAGCTCTTGTGCTTCAGACGTTTACAGACTTGGAGTCCTTCTCTTTGAG CTATTCTGCACCTTTAGCTCACCAGAAGAGAAAAGCACAACTATGCATAGTCTGAGACACCGTGTCCTCCCTCCTCAGTTGCTGTTGAAATGGCCTAAAGAAGCTTCATTTTGCTTATGGTTACTGCACCCCGAGCCGAGCAATAGGCCAAAAATGGG TGACTTGCTAGAAAGCGACTTCCTTAATGCTCCAAGAGATGAGTTTGAAGAACGTGAAGCAGCAATACAGCTTAGAGAAGAAATAGAGGAGCAAGAGTTATTGCTGGAATTCCTTTTGCTAATTCAACAGCGAAAGCAGGAGGCTTTGCACAACTTGCGTGAGATTGTATCTTTTTTATCATCTGACATAGAAGAGGTCTCAAAGATGCAGAAAACCTTCAGAGACAAAGGGGATTCAAATCAGGAGCCAGTAAAGGATTCAGGTTCGGGGAAGATAAATATTGCTGAAGATGATGAAGCTGGATGCTTTGGATCTAGAAAGAGATTTAGGCCAGGCCTTTCGATACACACAGCTGAGGAATACAATGGCAATCCAGATGAGTCTGAGAAACATGTCGAAAACAAAGGGAGCGTTCTAGCAAAAAATTCCCGGTTGATGAAGAACTTCAGGAAATTAGAGGCAGCTTATTTCATGACAAGACGTAGGGTTATCAAACCGACTGGCAAACCACTGAATAGACATTCTCAGGCAAGTACGGATTGTAGAACTTCAGTTCTGGCACCCGAAAGAAGTTCATTGAGTAATTTGTCATCCAAAGAGGGGTGCAATGAGGATAGACAGAATGGATCGATCAATTCATTCCTGGAGGGACTGTGCAAGTATCTATCTTATAGCAAGCTGGAAGTGAAGGCCGACTTGAAGCAAGGGGATCTTCTAAATTCTTCCAATCTTGTATGTGCTCTAGGCTTTGATCGTGATGGTGAATTTTTTGCAACTGCTGGTGTAAATAAGAAGATCAAAGTTTTTGAATATAATTCAATTGTTGATGAGGACCGCGATATCCACTATCCAGTTGTTGAAATGGCTAGTAGATCTAAGCTAAGCAGCATATGTTGGAATGGCTATATTAAAAGCCAGATCGCTTCAAGTAACTTTGAAGGTGTGGTGCAG GTATGGGACGTCACAAGAAGTCAGGTTTTCATGGAAATGAGAGAACATGAAAGGCGTGTCTGGTCTGTTGACTTTTCTGTAGCAGATCCAACCATGTTGGCTAGCGGGAGTGATGATGGTTCTGTCAAACTCTGGAATATCAATCAGGCAATTATATTTCTGCACTTGGTGGATGTCAGCTTTGAAACTAAAC GGAGTAAGTGTTGGAACCATCAAAACAAAAGCCAATGTCTGCTGCGTTCAGTTCCCCTTTGA